The Diorhabda carinulata isolate Delta chromosome 4, icDioCari1.1, whole genome shotgun sequence genomic interval TGGTGGAAAttatatttagttcaattttCTTTTGCGCAAATTATCTTGGTTTCGAATTAGTTTTGCGCAACGTTTTTGGTTCAAATAACTTTTGCGCAAATCCTTATTAGgtcaaattattttctctcgAATAATGTATGTTAATATCGCGctattttcattacaaaacgCTCAAATACGTTCAGATCGAAAAGTTGCGCAAATTATCTCGTTTTGGCTCCAATTATTTTTGCGCAAATTCtcttgaattcaaatttttttacgtaAATTCTCTTAGGTTCCAATTATTTTTgcctaaattttcttttcaaatcaGTTTTGCGCAATTAACTATAGTTAAAATTAGTTTAGCGTAAAGTATCTTCAACTCAATTTAACTATGCGCAAATATTCTCTTTTATCTCTAATTATTTTTAcgcaaattttatttagttcaaattCCGCGCAAATACGTTCAGATCGAAAAGTTGCGCAAATTCTATGTTTCACGTATCTATTCTTATATGATAAACAGAACTCTCCGCGGTGGCGCGTTACGTTTCCCGCGCGACTTTAACCGCGCTAGTGACTGCGATTGTTCTTGTTTAGTGACAACAATTGATACGTGGTAAGttcgaaattataattttaatcatcCCACACCTCTAATAACTATTGCCCACGAAATGTTTAATATAAAGCTGTCTGCGCACTATACCGTAATCGACAAGGAAAATGACGCGCGCGTGACGTTAGACCACTAAAATCAGCGCTAGCTGTCTGTCGGTAGTGTTTGCGCAAAGTCGGACGTCACGTATCAGTATCGACAAAATAATGTTGATACTGATGATACGCGACGGTGTTGTTCGGTCTAATGTTACGTTAATAGCACGGCGTAGTGGGCAGACACCTTAAGACCGGCCCTTTCCAATCGATTACCTTTCCTTTAAAATTCGTATCCACAATTTCCCCGACGTCTTTATTGCCCGCCCTCAATATATAATtacttatttcatttaatataacattcaaaatgaaGACGTGGAGCGTTTGTTCCCTACTATGTAcgtttaacctcaaaataacgTTTATAAAATAGGAAAACGCCATACGAAAAAAGTTATGGCGAAGGCAGTTGTGTGAAAAGCGCGGGAAATTCGTCCGAGGCGTGTGACGATGCTCCAGTCCACGCTGCTTCGATTTCCAAGGCGAATGTCCGCGAATGTTGCTTCACAAAGATTGTACACCCACCATATAGTTCCGATTCGGCCTAGTTCGACCGTTTTTTGTTCGTAAAACTGAAGATCGCGTTGACGGGTGACAGATTTGACGACGATTAAATTGAACAGGCGGGATACGAACTTTTTATACGGagtttgatttgattttattggcTCATACAACCGCATTCTATACAATAGTAGAATTCGACTGTGGAGTGAAATTGCGCGATTTTGGTATGCGATACAAATTTATTTGGCGCCACTGCATTTTAATCGCTAATTATCGTAACACGTAACATTTTATTTCGTTGTTTACAGATTCTCGAAAACGATGTCGTGTCTCGGAAGATTTGCGACCATTGTCGTaaagttgttttaaaaatgatcGAATTTAGAGAAAAATCTCTTCAGACCGATTTATACCATAAGGTATCGTATAAATTCCACATCTCGAACGTATCCGGATAATTTGTTCGTCTCCGATTAcgtaattatatattttgtttcaggaCCAACACGCGCGACATTCCGAACAATTAGAACGGAAAAATGCCCGaactaaaaatatcaaaaataccaTCGATTGCGAATCGATGAAAAAATCATCGATTGAACCGGCGATATGTAAAGTCCGTAATGAATCGATTAAGCCGGCGATATATAAGAAAGCGATTAGGATCCATCCTAGCGTATCGAGATTACGCACAACTTATCCTAAAATTAAAATACCCAAGAAGGTGTTGCGTCTCGACGTTAATCcggaagttaatttgaaatcgGACgccgtaaaaaaatatttcaaagaaaaaaatttggatttgaaCGAAGCGATCGGGATAGCCGCGAAATCAACGAAAAAAACGATCGAAACCGAAAGAAAAACCGCTAAAAAAAGATGCTCGGACGATAGAATCGCCAAAGAGAACGAAGGAAAACGTCGAAAAATcgataataaagaagaaaaatcgcCCGACGATAAACGTGCGTGTAGATTATGCGGCTCGGTACGAACGAAcgcgaaaaaattgaaagaacatAATAACGAACATTTCCGTTGCCGATATTGCAGAACCGAATGCCGCCTTTTTGTCCGCAAACAAGAACACGAAGCGACTTGTCTCGTTAAAGAATCCTTAACCAGAAAATTGACGGTGGCGTTAAAAAGAATCGACGTGGATAAGTTCGGATCGAATAAAGGAAACATCGAATCGAAATCTACTTCGAATTCGTTACCGCTAAAATCGATTACGGCGCCGATACGACCCGAATTGATAATCGACAACGACGAAATTTTCAATTCGATCGATTTCGCCACTAACGACATCGATTTACTGAGAAAACTATTGAAAACGCAATCGATTATACCTCGAAAAGAATCGATCGAAATCCAAACGCGTACGGAATCGGCGGATAGTCTAATAGTCGAAGGTGTTGGTGGTAACGGCATCGTCTTCAGAGGACTGAAATCGATGTTGTACTCCTTTAAGATACCAATCGAAATCGTAAACGGCGTATTCAACGTGAGATGCGTCGAAAGAGATCGATCGTcacctgaaaaaaattttgatttatggTCAGATATACCCGCTATCGGTTTGAAAAATACCCCGTTGCCCCTACTGATGTTGCGCAATAATAAAATGCTCTTATCGACGTCGATTCATCCTCAAATATCGCTTGTATCAATTCCCCCTAAAATCTCTCTTATATCGACGTCGATTCATCCCCAAACCTCGTTTGTATCGAAGCCGGTTCCTCCCCAAACCTCGTTTGTATCGAAGCCGGTTCCTCCCCAAACCTCGTTTGTATCAACGTCGGTTCCTCCCCAAAGCTCGTTTGTATCGGCGTCGATTCCTCCCCAAACCTCGTTTGTATCGGCGTCGATTCCTCCCCAAACCTCGTTTGTATCGAAGCCGGTTCCTCCCCAAACCTCGTTTGTATCGAAGCCGGTTCCTCCCCAAACCTCGTTTGTATCCGCGTCGATTCCTCCCCAAAGCTCGTTTGTATCGAAGCCGGTTCCTCCCCAAACCTCGTTTGTATCGGCGTCGATTCCTCCCCAAACCTCGTTTGTATCGAAGTCGGTTCCTCCCCAAACCTCGTTTGTATCGGCGTCGATTCCTCCCCAAACCTCGTTTGTATCGACGTCGATTCCTCCCCAAACCTCGTTTGTATCGGCGTCGATTCCTCCCCAAACCTCGTTTGTATCAACGTCGATTCCTCCCCAAACCTCGTTTGTATCGGCGTCGATTCCTCCCCAAACCTCGTTTGTATCAACGTCGATTCCTCCCCAAACCTCGTTTGTATCGGCGTCGATTCCTCCCCAAACCTCGTTTGTATCAACGTCGATTCCTCCCCAAACCTCGTTTGTATCGGCGTCGATTCCTCCCCAAACCTCGTTTGTATCAACGTCGATTCCTCCCCAAACCTCGTTTGTATCGGCGTCGATTCCTCCCCAAACCTCGTTTGTATCGAAGTCGGTTCCTCCCCAAACCTCGTTTGTATCGGCGTCGATTCCTCCCCAAACCTCGTTTGTATCAACGTCGATTCCTCCCCAAACCTCGTTTGTATCGGCGTCGATTCCTCCCCAAACCTCGTTTGTATCGGCGTCGATTCCCCCTCAAAATTCTCTCGATCCTCGACCAGCTCAGATGTTACCGAACCAAATTTTAATCAGAAATCCTCCCGCCAATCCTTCTGACGATCGCGAGATATACCTGCCATTGACTACCTCGAAAAATCCGCGAACTTACGCtaataaacataatttgatACAACGTCAGACCCCGATCGTCCCGAACGTTGCGCGTTTCCCCAATACTACATTCAATCAAAATCTAGTTTTCCCGCCGAAATTCTCGATAGTGAATAACACTAATACTTATCTGTCGAATAGTGTGATATCCAATCGTCCGAAACGGACGTACCCCCCGAAAATTCTTCCTAATGTTGGCGTTCAAAACAAGCAAAATAACGTCGCCCCCTTGGATTATTCCCTGGTTAATAACGCCGCGGGTACTACGTCTACTACGcaattttcggaaaattattcaattgatttgtcaaTTGTAGAAAATAGAAATCCGAATACTAATAATGTCGAGAGATTAATCAGACCTATTATTAGAGTTAGGAATATTTGCGAATTGAagtgaagtttttttattttccttgtattttgaaaataaaatggttttgtattatttggttttattgaTTTCCTTATACCCCAATAGCGCCTTATGCGGGTGCACCCCCTTTGGGCAAACAGTCGCCTTAGAATGGAGCTGGAACAAAATGCAAACGGCGCCTTATGCCAGAGAACACCTTTTAGGACTTTCGTTGCCATAGAAGGCACCTGGAATAGTATGCAAACGGCGTCTTATACGGGGGAACACCTTTTAGGACTTCCGTCGCCATAGTATAGACTTGGAATAAAATGCAAACGGCGCCTTATGCGGGGGAAACACCTTTTCAAACTTCCGTCGCCATAGAATGGACCTGGAATAGTATGCAAACGGGGGAAGCACCTTTTCGGACTTTCGTTGCCATAGAAGGCACCTGGAATAGTATGCAAACGGCGTCTTATACGGGGGGAACACCTTTTCAAACTTCCGTCGCCATAGAATGGACCTGGAATAGTATGCAAACGGGGGAAGCACCTTTTCGGACTTTCGTTGCCATAGAAGGCACCTGGAATAGTATGCAAACGGCGTCTTATACGGGGGGAACACCTTTTCAAACTTCCGTCGCCATAGAATGGACCTGGAATAGTATGCAAACGGGGGAAGCACCTTTTCGGACTTTCGTTGCCATAGAAGGCACCTGGAATAGTATGCAAACGGCGTCTTATACGGGGGGAACACCTTTTCAAACTTCCGTCGCCATAGAATGGACCTGGAATAGTATGCAAACGGGGGAAGCACCTTTTCGGACTTTCGTTGCCATAGAAGGCACCTGGAATAGTATGCAAACGGCGTCTTATACGGGGGGAACACCTTTTCAAACTTCCGTCGCCATAGAATGGACCTGGAATAGTATGCAAACGGGGGAAGCACCTTTTCGGACTTTCGTTGCCATAGAAGGCACCTGGAATAGTATGCAAACGGCGTCTTATACGGGGGGAACACCTTTTAGGACTTCCGTCGCCATAGAATGGACCTGGAATAGTATGCAAACGGGGGAAGCACCTTTTCGGACTTTTGTTGCCATAGAAGGCACCTGGAATAGTATGCAAACGGCGTCTTATACGGGGGGAACACCTTTTAGGACTTCCGTCGCCATAGTATAGACTTGTAATAAAATGCAAACGGCGCCTTATGCGGGGGAAACACCTTTTCAAACTTCCGTCGCCATAGAAGGGACCTGTAATAGTATGCAAACGGCGTCTTATGCCAGAGAACACCTTTTAGGACTTCCGTCGCCATAGGATGAACCTGAAATAAAATGCAAACGGCGCCTTATGCGGGGGAAACACCTTTTCAAACTTCCGTCGCCATAGAAGGGACCTGTAATAGTATGCAAACGGCGTCTTATGCCAGAGAACACCTTTTAGGACTTCCGTCGCCATAGGATGAACCTGAAATAAAATGCAAACGGCGCCTTATGCGGGGGAAACACCTTTTCAAACTTCCGTCGCCATAGAAGGGACCTGGAATAGTATGCAAACGGCGCCTTATGCCAGAGAACACCTTTTAGGACTTCCGTCGCCATAGAATGGATCTGAAATAAAATGCAAACGGCTCCTTATGCCGGGGAAACACTTTTCCGGAATTGAGTCACCGTAGAATGGACCTGAAATAAAATGCAAACGGCGCCTTATGCACGGGAAACACCTTTTCGGACTTCCGTCGCCTTAGAAATGACCTGATATAAGATGAGTGACTTCAAGTTTTCGATTTGCACACACAAAAGTTCAATAACTAACGATTAGTTCTATGGCTGCAACAACGCAGTATTCTCGAAGTGACGTACGAAACCATCGAAATgaatggaacaaaaatcgtGTTCGGTATCCATagataatttgattattcaaatctcaaaatataacgtagtgtttttgatatatttgttgtggaatttgtttatttttcaataaaatcaatcaaaCTGAGGTActacggaaaaaaatattttttttctcttgcaGATTCTCAAAGAGGAGGAAATTTCCCGAAAACTATGCGGACACTGTCGTAGGgtcattttaaaaatgtacGAATTTAGAAACAAAGCGTGCAATACGGACAAATACCTTAAGGTATAGTCAAATTAAGACCTTAAACATTATATTTCTCGATATCTGACCCCCTTCACCCGAGATCCTGCCAAACTTCATGGACGAGGAGAAATTCTAACAgttggtttttgtttttgtcttcCTGCCGGCGTAGTCGTCAATTTTCTCGGACGGTTGAGATATTTACTCTTGGAATCTTCTTCTGACGATGTTGTCTGTTATTTCTTCTATCTTCTGGTCAAACTCTCGATATATCTATAGGGTCGTGATGCACTAAGGATGATCCCGTTGAAGAAAATGTTGGTCTTCCTATAAGTCTTCTTCAGCAGTCTCTAGGAGAACCTCTAGTAGTTAGTTCTTCTGATTGTCTTCCAACTGGCGCAGTCCGTCAGCTGGAAGCCGGAGTAAGTCTTCAACTGGTTGAAATCTTCATCTGGCCATGTCTTCTTATCTTCTTTCGGTCGGAATCTTGACAGATTCACTGAATCTTGATGACGATTGACATAAGAATGAAAGTCTAGCTTGCATTAGTTGGTTTAACATGTCTTCCGGATTTGCGTCCTTGGTAGTTCAGGCAATTTCGTTTCGGAGAACTTTGCTTGGGTATTATCGGTATTGATGCTGTTTTTTAAATCGTTCATCGATTCATCTGCGTCTTTCTGATCTCTAGCCGTTATATTTGCTGTTAGCGCCGAAAATATCGCGTACGCACCCTCGCCGTTGACAccaaatgaatttatttgaactGCCCTTTCGTTCGATGCATAAAATATAACTACACCTCCATTACTATCgctataattttttcttttgatttccAGGAACAGTATGCTAATTATTTGAGAATGAAACGGAGGAATTACTCGGAAATTCTCCataaaaaatcgatcaaaacgAAAATCGAAAGCGTCCATCCGACGGTTTCTGAAGTCTATTCTTCCTTCCCCGATATCAAACTACCTCACAACGTTTTGTCTTCGGATATTTGTCCCTCGGTTTGTATGGAATTAGGCGCCGTTGAGAATTATTTCGCCAGCAACAACCTGGATATGAACAAATCGGTACGAATGGCGGTGAAATCGATGAGAATGTTCGAGAAAAACAACCTCGAAACGAAAAAAGCACCCAAACGCCAAATTAGAGAGAACCCCAAAATCCGAACTAAAAAACCGAAAATCTCGCCGGACAACACGCCGATTCCGACTCTAATGGATACCCTCCAGCTCCAGCCTAAAATTAACGCTGGCCAAGGTTCCAAAACGGTCCGAGATTCACCCGAAACTCCAAAAAACCACACGGAGGAACATCCGCGTTGTGAATTCTGTAAAAAGGAAttcaaattacaaaacaaaCGGGACCATGAAAAAAGTTGCGTGATTAAACATATTTTGACTAATAAAACCTACGTGCGGTTGGAAATTATCGATTTGGATGAAGAAAGCGGTAAAAAACAATCGATTGTTGGTCGTCTGAATCATTCGAAATCTATGGAAAAATCGAATGGTGGCGATTTATTATCGATTGTTGATCGAAATAAATCGAAATCTATGGAAAAATCGAAAAGTGGCGATTTATTATCGATTGTTGgtcaaaacaattcaaaatctATGGAAAAATCGAAAGTTGGCGATTTATTATCGATTGTTGATCGAAATAAATCGAAAGGTGACGAATTATTATcgatttttgacgaaaattattcaaaatcgaTGGAAAAATCGAAAGTTGACGATTCATTATCGATTGTTggtcaaaataattcaaaatctatGGAAAAATCGAAAGGTGACGATTTAATATCGACTTTTGATCCAAATAAATCGAAAGGTGCCGAATTATCACCGATTCTTGATCAAAACAATTCGAAATCGGTAGAAACTCCCAAAGGTGGCGATTTATTATCGATTCTTTGCCAAAACAATTCGAAATCGATGGCAACTTCGAAATGTAACCATTTTTTATCGATTCTTGGTGAAAATAGTTCAAAAACTATCGAAACTTCGAAAAGTAACGATTCATCATCGATTTTTGAtcgaattaattcaaaatatattgaagcaTCCAAAAATAACGATTCATTATCGATTCCTAATCAAACTAAATCGAAATCTATAAAAACATGGAAAGATGACAATTTATCATCGATTGTTGGTGAAATTCATTCGAAATCAATCGAAACATCGAAACATAACGATTCTTCGTTAATTGCTGGTCGAATTTCTTCGAAACCGACAGATTTATCATCGATTGTTGGTCAAAAACATTCGAAATGCAAAAAGGCATCGAAAGATCGCCAAAATCATTCGAAATGTTCAGAAAAATCGGAAGATGTTGATTTATTATGTACGGAAAGGATCGGATTGTCCGATGAAGAAGACAAATCGGGTACCAGCACCAAAACCAAAGCCGTTCCGAGTAGTAAACCAAACCCCGAACCCCCCAAAAAATCGGTTATAATCCATTCGAATGTAGCGGTAAATTTGAACGTCGAATCATTCATTACGTCATCATTAGTCCGACCCGATCTGAGAATAACCGACGACAACGTTTTGAATTACGACAAAATGCCCGCCAACGATATGGAGCAATTCAaacaattgttgaaaaataacgtcgataacataaaaatattggtcGAAAACCGAACCCAAATAGAGAACCCCGACAATAAAACCATAGTTAAAAATGCCTCGGGGACACTGGCTCGCTTTAAAGGCTTAAAGTCGACTTTGTACTCGTACAGAATACCAGTTTATATAACAAACGGCGACTTCAACGTCGAATTCACCGAAACCGTTAAAAATATCGAAACTTCCAATAAATTTTGGTCCGATTTGAAACCGATCGGTTTGATTCAAAGTGATAGACACACGGGAATTCAACCAGCGCAATTTTTGGACCCGAaatcgaaatctatcgacgatTTGTCGAGTTCGAGTAGCGAATCGAAATCGAGACAAATCGATTCCGAAAACTCTTCggataatattttgacagtCGACAGTTCGAAAAGTGTCAAGACTGATTCAAATTGTTCGGAAAAAACGTACAAACCCGTGATTAGAGTTAAAGACATCAGTAATTtgagataatttaatattaattttctaaaattgtaCCCACCCCTTATGCCAAAAACGATCACGAATATTTTGGTATTATCCCACAACATAACTAACcccattttttaaattctcttttttgaatatttttttcgatgTCTGTATTTTCGCTGTGTCGTCGTTCCAGTTTCTATTTGGTAACGACaacaattttattgttgaaacaAAATAGAGTTGGTACGATATCACTGGGTAAGGAAGTGATTCTTTGAATTTGTCCATTGTCCACTGGGGTTATAAGCGAGGTTTCTGGAAGTATGACGATGCAAGAGACCGATACATCAAAGTGAACTTATGCAAATGTGTAAAATAAATCTGCTTGtctaatttttatactttaaattaattttctgaCCTAACCATCCCTGgtcgtagataaaatatagtattcaACAATATTCTCGCACGCTAGTCTGATTTTGTTGCAAATAATCCAACTGTTATATTTgctagataaaaataaaagaaatcagGTTCATATTTATTGAGTAAACCTCGTATAactttaaattcattttatgacTAGAGGTCACTAGATTTTGATAACCTATTCATGTATAAATATGTAgttcgtttttgtatttatttctgGATAAAATAATAAGACTTGAATagaatttcttttcttttaatcccaaaacttgttttttttctttggaatcaatataaaaacatCTTTCTTCGTGTAAAGCGAATAAAATTGTGacgtttttattgaattctaaAAAGCTAGTATTGCAACTGATAGCACGTCCtgaccaaaataaaaattgatcattagtAGATGGTAAAATACCAAGAAGCGACCGATTTCAcggaaaacaaaaatgttcGATAATATTTGTAGATTGTGTTCAAACGCGCCGGATAAATTGGTTTCCGTATTCgataaaaaggaaattaaaagtCTACTGAAATTCAAGAAACCACTAcattatgttattttcattactGCTGGTGTTGAGGTcagttttcaaatattattataaaaaatttaaccgtcaactaaatataaaagaaatcgttttgaattaaatatttttacatggGACAAGTTTATTCAAGGTTATCTACCTGAAATTCCCTTAAATGTTCCTTGGAAGAGAATCGAGACAGTCTGATTCGTCTATTTCCACTTTTAAACTCAATTTCTTCTTAtagaaattaccaaaaaaaattgttaaaggcgtttaattttattcttgttGGTTTCAATCCCAATTGATAATTCATTCGGGTTAACTCGTATAATCATCGGAAAGTCCGCTCACCAGTACTGCCaattatctaaatatatataagtatatataaattttttcgtttaaCGTTTATTTCTGccacaatttctttgaatatatttaaaaataatattcaattagaatttttattattatgtattaagATAAATAGCATATTCGAAGTACACGACgttgtttttatttggtttaaaCAATTGGCAACTCTGATCGATACGTCAGTGATTTTGTATACAGTAACGTATCGAGCCAATATGTACATTCAGTCCGAAGTTATATTTATAGTGTTCGATCATAAACTTACTTTTTATTTGAGAGTTTTATGGAATGATGAGTTTGAGGTGTTTGTGCGcatgtcaaagaaaaataagatGTTAGATCAATGTGTAATCCCAACTGAAAACACGGCGGAGGCACGGTGTCGGTTTGGGTGTGCTTTGAGGGCGACtggagacctggtaaaaattcgtacaatttatttttattccccATGGCAGAATACGAAGTATTTGAGTATATACAACGAGAAGAACTgttttaaattatcaataagaaaaaaatctatccATTTTGTATAgataaaaatatccaaaaactttttttcgtagaaaaaatatattttaattttttaagtaattgtGACGCGATTACTATTATTTACAAACCGTCCCTGCCTTAAGTGAAGCAAAAGTTTCTTGGAAAAACTCGGTTTTGAATAGTGACAAAAAGGGCCGATTTATGACTGTAATAAATGAAACAGCCTATGAATCTGTATACTAGAAAcaccaaataaaaaatcttttacaACAAGCTAGATACAGTAGGTAAAAAAACCCCGtaacatacaaataaataattaaattgtaaaaattcggaaataataAAGGagatacaaataattatattgtaaaattatatatttccatgTTAAATTTACGAGACAATCACGTGGCGGCTCAGTAAAACTGCCAAATCAGTTGAAATGGTTTACGGCGCATGTCTTCGGCTATTTTTAGAATGAAGAAATTCATATCGTGTTCGAATCTTGTTCTCCAGACGGAATTTGCGCCTGGACACCGCGTGATCTACATCGATATGAATGTTGAAAGTGTTTGTAGACTGTGCTCTTCTAACAGTGaaaacaataaacttttttgtgtttttagttGTTATGTTggaaataaaaggaaaagtGTTAGGGATATTATATCGACAATTATCGGAATAGAGGTGAGTGTAGTATTTTCGACAGGTATTTAAAGATGTCGCtgatgtttttgattttggtGGGGTGAATATTTAACTTGCATatctatatttataattcaGTTGTATTAAGACATTGGAAAGTATTAGATCGTCCATTTTTGTGTCAGTTTTTGAAGtctttaacatttttcttgaataaaatttatgtgaaataatTCTATTCTCACTTAAAGAGGCAAATAATACTGGATGTattacacaatatttttatacttcttcttttttatttgctcTCCTTCCTTTGTTATATATAGCTGTCATCATCTTTCTtattccttcttcttcttttttattgattattgttgTTTCCATCGAATACTTGTCTTATTAggattttgtacatttttgttttgtttgggtTAATATTAgacagaaataaaatgaaagatatATTCTGTAACTTAATATGTAGTTAAAGTAAATGCatatttttgcattgtaaagttttatttatatatttttaattatattgttttcttgTTATTCAAATGAATACGTTGTATAAAAAAGTAGAATGTCAGCATAAATCTGTCACGTAATTTCTTATACATACGTTCAATTACACAGTGTAATTGTACAGGgtggatgaaaaaaaaacaacttgttttattgttaaattttatacgattttaatcacaaattcaaaatgttttgtaCCAGCCTCTCTTTTAgactaaattgaataattactCCTCCAATCTGAACTAAGTTTGAGCTTTTATTGTACGAGGTGCGgtgaaaaaattctttcttctaTTAAATCGCCTTCACAGCCCAATCTAGCTcttttaaatattccattttagTAAACACGGTGTAAGATCCGGCTAATATGGTGGACGGAATGCTAAAAACCTTTGTCAGGCatacaaaaaattgtcattttcagTGTTTTATATGAATTCTATTCGATTCTGGTAACTATACGTCTTCCAGGATAATTTTATAACGTTTAAATCTGTAAAAAGgacttatttcaataaattatgagaTATAAGGCgtgaaatttcataataaacagtCTCGGAGGATTTATCATGATCTGTTTGGTTATTTAATAGACGTACCTCGTATTTTTAGTTGACCTAAATCGATTATTAAGGTTTAGTTATCATAAACAAacgatttatttcatttaaattaaatataaataaataacttggagttaaacaaaaatattttcttgtaatcATATTATAGTCATAGTTTTatgaatgagagagtaataaaatgatgaagcagTCGCAATCCATAGACGTATGACTACTTTTACTACGAGGATGGTACCAGAAGTATCGCATTCGGCTAAAAAGAAAGCGCTGTTTCGACGAGACTATGCACCAGCTGACACATCTGTTATTTCAGTGGCAAAAATTAAcgaatcaaagtttgaattgttatttcaagcaccctattcgccagattcgTTCCCCTCGTCCAAAAC includes:
- the LOC130892764 gene encoding uncharacterized protein LOC130892764 isoform X1, with product MWNEDVCRLCLSNKELVCVFENQKNQVNNLKQIVFVTTGVEILENDVVSRKICDHCRKVVLKMIEFREKSLQTDLYHKDQHARHSEQLERKNARTKNIKNTIDCESMKKSSIEPAICKVRNESIKPAIYKKAIRIHPSVSRLRTTYPKIKIPKKVLRLDVNPEVNLKSDAVKKYFKEKNLDLNEAIGIAAKSTKKTIETERKTAKKRCSDDRIAKENEGKRRKIDNKEEKSPDDKRACRLCGSVRTNAKKLKEHNNEHFRCRYCRTECRLFVRKQEHEATCLVKESLTRKLTVALKRIDVDKFGSNKGNIESKSTSNSLPLKSITAPIRPELIIDNDEIFNSIDFATNDIDLLRKLLKTQSIIPRKESIEIQTRTESADSLIVEGVGGNGIVFRGLKSMLYSFKIPIEIVNGVFNVRCVERDRSSPEKNFDLWSDIPAIGLKNTPLPLLMLRNNKMLLSTSIHPQISLVSIPPKISLISTSIHPQTSFVSKPVPPQTSFVSKPVPPQTSFVSTSVPPQSSFVSASIPPQTSFVSASIPPQTSFVSKPVPPQTSFVSKPVPPQTSFVSASIPPQSSFVSKPVPPQTSFVSASIPPQTSFVSKSVPPQTSFVSASIPPQTSFVSTSIPPQTSFVSASIPPQTSFVSTSIPPQTSFVSASIPPQTSFVSTSIPPQTSFVSASIPPQTSFVSTSIPPQTSFVSASIPPQTSFVSTSIPPQTSFVSASIPPQTSFVSKSVPPQTSFVSASIPPQTSFVSTSIPPQTSFVSASIPPQTSFVSASIPPQNSLDPRPAQMLPNQILIRNPPANPSDDREIYLPLTTSKNPRTYANKHNLIQRQTPIVPNVARFPNTTFNQNLVFPPKFSIVNNTNTYLSNSVISNRPKRTYPPKILPNVGVQNKQNNVAPLDYSLVNNAAGTTSTTQFSENYSIDLSIVENRNPNTNNVERLIRPIIRVRNICELK
- the LOC130892764 gene encoding uncharacterized protein LOC130892764 isoform X2, encoding MWNEDVCRLCLSNKELVCVFENQKNQVNNLKQIVFVTTGVEILKEEEISRKLCGHCRRVILKMYEFRNKACNTDKYLKEQYANYLRMKRRNYSEILHKKSIKTKIESVHPTVSEVYSSFPDIKLPHNVLSSDICPSVCMELGAVENYFASNNLDMNKSVRMAVKSMRMFEKNNLETKKAPKRQIRENPKIRTKKPKISPDNTPIPTLMDTLQLQPKINAGQGSKTVRDSPETPKNHTEEHPRCEFCKKEFKLQNKRDHEKSCVIKHILTNKTYVRLEIIDLDEESGKKQSIVGRLNHSKSMEKSNGGDLLSIVDRNKSKSMEKSKSGDLLSIVGQNNSKSMEKSKVGDLLSIVDRNKSKGDELLSIFDENYSKSMEKSKVDDSLSIVGQNNSKSMEKSKGDDLISTFDPNKSKGAELSPILDQNNSKSVETPKGGDLLSILCQNNSKSMATSKCNHFLSILGENSSKTIETSKSNDSSSIFDRINSKYIEASKNNDSLSIPNQTKSKSIKTWKDDNLSSIVGEIHSKSIETSKHNDSSLIAGRISSKPTDLSSIVGQKHSKCKKASKDRQNHSKCSEKSEDVDLLCTERIGLSDEEDKSGTSTKTKAVPSSKPNPEPPKKSVIIHSNVAVNLNVESFITSSLVRPDLRITDDNVLNYDKMPANDMEQFKQLLKNNVDNIKILVENRTQIENPDNKTIVKNASGTLARFKGLKSTLYSYRIPVYITNGDFNVEFTETVKNIETSNKFWSDLKPIGLIQSDRHTGIQPAQFLDPKSKSIDDLSSSSSESKSRQIDSENSSDNILTVDSSKSVKTDSNCSEKTYKPVIRVKDISNLR